In bacterium, a genomic segment contains:
- a CDS encoding T9SS type A sorting domain-containing protein, translated as MARPRIPITCLLALLATCTATSAGTVQSLWHDPADFIYNEDRVDCHWSFSAGTDSVQVDFHDGSTVTITPDQTPYRHIYGDAGRYDLTLTVWEDGVAEPYDEQNFVFVRQRPLPGNNYMFLHHSTGRNLITDSGVRSLLNLHNDRYGTAIELWDHDYHSGNSYTGIILPDSTVYSDWSYGEEANDIQPGGYYSIFTGVASAFRDSLLNRHDVIVMKNDHQTGDIIHDGQLAAYKYWYLQIRNVLDQHPEKRFILVSGPPRRPEDITNNEADRARVFYDWLQSPEFMNGHSNISFFDLFDYLAYPDDPSDPQRNMLRSQYRRPYGETDSHPNEYANSVIGPLFAGMLIRVADPSWISVVSDVPQPTAALQLHPNHPNPFNPSTAIAYDLERPGLTSLGIFDLSGRLIRSILTPTMQQAGNYALRWDGTDDRGRALPSGVYLYRLHSGSDAASRRMVLVR; from the coding sequence ATGGCTCGTCCGAGGATTCCCATCACCTGTCTGCTCGCGCTTCTGGCTACATGCACCGCGACCTCGGCCGGGACCGTGCAGTCACTCTGGCACGATCCCGCCGACTTCATCTACAACGAGGATCGGGTCGACTGCCACTGGTCGTTCAGCGCCGGCACGGATTCGGTGCAGGTCGACTTCCACGACGGCAGCACCGTCACCATCACGCCCGACCAGACGCCGTACCGGCACATCTACGGCGACGCCGGACGTTACGACCTCACCTTGACCGTCTGGGAGGACGGCGTGGCCGAGCCTTACGACGAACAGAACTTCGTGTTCGTCCGCCAGCGACCTCTCCCCGGCAACAACTACATGTTCCTGCACCATTCCACCGGACGGAACCTGATCACCGACAGCGGCGTGCGCAGCCTGCTGAATCTGCACAACGACCGGTACGGCACGGCCATCGAGCTCTGGGATCACGACTACCACAGCGGCAACTCGTACACCGGCATCATCCTGCCGGACAGCACCGTGTACAGCGACTGGTCCTACGGCGAGGAGGCCAACGACATCCAGCCGGGCGGCTACTACTCGATCTTCACGGGTGTGGCCAGCGCCTTCCGCGATTCGCTGCTCAACCGCCACGACGTGATCGTCATGAAGAACGACCACCAGACAGGCGACATCATCCACGACGGACAGCTGGCCGCCTACAAGTACTGGTACCTGCAGATCCGCAACGTGCTGGACCAGCACCCGGAAAAGCGCTTCATCCTGGTCTCGGGTCCGCCGCGCCGTCCCGAGGACATCACCAACAACGAGGCGGACCGCGCCCGCGTGTTCTACGACTGGCTGCAGAGCCCCGAGTTCATGAACGGGCATTCCAATATCTCGTTCTTCGACCTCTTCGACTATCTGGCCTATCCCGACGACCCCAGCGATCCGCAGCGCAACATGCTGCGCTCGCAGTACCGTCGTCCCTACGGCGAGACCGACAGCCACCCCAACGAATACGCCAACAGCGTGATCGGTCCCCTCTTCGCCGGCATGCTGATCCGCGTCGCCGACCCCTCCTGGATCAGCGTCGTGTCGGACGTCCCCCAGCCGACCGCGGCGCTGCAGCTCCATCCCAACCATCCCAATCCGTTCAACCCCAGCACCGCGATCGCCTACGACCTGGAGCGGCCGGGCCTGACCAGCCTGGGCATTTTCGACTTGTCGGGACGGCTGATCCGCAGCATCCTGACACCGACGATGCAGCAAGCGGGCAATTACGCGCTGCGGTGGGACGGAACCGATGATCGGGGCAGGGCCCTGCCGTCGGGCGTGTACCTGTACCGCCTGCACAGCGGGAGCGACGCGGCGAGCCGCCGCATGGTCCTC
- a CDS encoding glycosyltransferase codes for MAPHKILYCIESIGRGGTEKQLVGLINRLDRELFQPQLCTLRPSSDYLNEVACPCLELNVSRLLSPGGLASVRRLARHVSTEGVAVVHSFFQDPTLVALPAARLGRVPVRLISFRDLGFWRTPLQVFLMRRAYPLATGFMANSQAVKHHVSRKDHLDPSRIKVVYNGVDTNEYRFVEHLESEVSIGIVGNLNRRVKRTDLFLRAAARVHARHPEVVFHVIGDGELRPEYETLAAGLGISRCTVFAGRIEDVPGYLGKLAVGVICSDSEGFSNAVLEYMLRGCAVIATSVGGNLEVIHDGETGLLIPPGNVVALASAMTRLVEEKKTRLMLTLRARAVAEESFDWSGCVAEHQDHYAQELRRAGVV; via the coding sequence ATGGCCCCGCACAAGATCCTGTACTGCATAGAGAGCATCGGCCGCGGTGGCACGGAGAAACAGCTGGTCGGTCTGATCAATCGTCTCGACAGGGAGCTCTTCCAGCCGCAGCTATGCACCTTGCGCCCTTCGAGCGATTATCTGAACGAGGTCGCCTGCCCATGCCTGGAACTGAACGTGTCGCGTCTGTTGTCGCCCGGGGGTTTGGCGTCCGTGCGCCGTCTCGCCCGACATGTTTCCACCGAGGGCGTGGCCGTCGTCCACTCGTTCTTCCAGGACCCTACCCTGGTGGCCCTGCCGGCCGCCCGCCTGGGCCGGGTTCCGGTGAGGCTGATCTCCTTCCGGGATCTGGGCTTCTGGCGGACGCCGCTGCAGGTGTTCCTGATGCGCCGGGCGTATCCGCTGGCGACGGGCTTCATGGCCAACTCGCAGGCCGTCAAGCATCACGTGAGTCGAAAAGACCACCTGGATCCATCTCGGATTAAGGTCGTCTACAATGGTGTCGATACGAATGAATACCGGTTCGTGGAGCATCTCGAATCGGAGGTGTCGATCGGCATCGTGGGCAATCTCAACAGGCGCGTCAAGAGGACCGATCTGTTCCTGCGCGCGGCTGCCCGCGTGCACGCCCGACACCCCGAGGTCGTCTTCCACGTGATCGGGGACGGCGAGCTGCGGCCGGAGTACGAGACCCTGGCGGCGGGGCTGGGCATCTCCCGTTGCACGGTGTTCGCCGGCCGGATCGAGGACGTGCCCGGCTACCTGGGCAAGCTGGCCGTCGGCGTGATATGCTCGGACTCGGAGGGCTTCAGCAACGCCGTGCTGGAGTACATGTTGCGAGGATGCGCCGTGATCGCCACTTCGGTCGGCGGGAACCTGGAGGTGATCCACGACGGCGAGACGGGATTGCTGATCCCGCCGGGAAACGTGGTGGCTCTCGCCAGCGCCATGACGCGCCTGGTGGAGGAGAAGAAGACCCGGCTGATGTTGACCCTCAGGGCCCGCGCCGTCGCCGAGGAGAGTTTCGACTGGAGCGGCTGCGTGGCCGAGCACCAGGATCATTACGCGCAGGAGTTGCGCAGGGCCGGAGTCGTCTGA
- a CDS encoding glycosyltransferase, which yields MNDASLVSVITATYNMGRYVAGTIDSILAQTHPAVEVIVVDDGSTDDTPAVLSRYSADARVKIVRQDNAGQTVAKNRGLREATGEFVGFCDADDLWRPAKLALQLPHFEDEDVGVVYGNFQFIDGAGRPIETYRPPTYSGRITAELLVDNFVHFPTALVRRSIIEEEGGFDESLSMGIDFDLWLRISVDHDFLFLPDILVDYRIWEGQMSHRTGERLDNAFKLMHRFLADHPGCVTGVQKRRAWAHTYVSRGLWKTRRGERTAGAADLARAFAQRPWDRRLWTSLAKLLLRRQV from the coding sequence ATGAACGACGCGTCCCTGGTCTCCGTCATCACCGCCACGTACAACATGGGCCGCTACGTGGCCGGCACGATCGACTCCATCCTGGCGCAGACCCACCCTGCCGTGGAGGTCATCGTCGTCGACGACGGCTCCACCGACGATACGCCTGCGGTGCTGTCCCGCTACTCGGCAGACGCGCGCGTGAAGATCGTGCGCCAGGACAACGCGGGCCAGACCGTGGCCAAGAACCGGGGCCTGCGCGAGGCCACCGGCGAGTTCGTCGGCTTCTGCGACGCCGACGACCTGTGGCGGCCCGCGAAGCTCGCCCTGCAGTTGCCGCATTTCGAGGACGAGGACGTCGGCGTGGTCTACGGCAACTTCCAGTTCATCGACGGAGCGGGACGACCCATCGAGACCTATCGCCCCCCCACGTACAGCGGCCGCATCACGGCCGAGTTGCTGGTGGACAACTTCGTCCACTTCCCCACCGCCCTGGTCAGGCGCAGCATCATCGAGGAGGAGGGCGGCTTCGACGAATCGCTGTCCATGGGCATCGACTTCGACCTCTGGCTGCGCATCTCCGTGGATCACGACTTCCTCTTTCTGCCCGACATCCTGGTCGATTACCGCATCTGGGAAGGTCAGATGTCCCATCGCACCGGCGAGCGCCTCGACAATGCCTTCAAGCTGATGCACCGCTTCCTCGCGGACCACCCCGGCTGCGTCACCGGCGTCCAGAAACGGAGGGCCTGGGCTCATACCTACGTGTCGCGGGGCCTCTGGAAGACGCGCCGGGGCGAGCGGACCGCGGGCGCGGCCGACCTGGCCCGCGCCTTCGCTCAGCGACCCTGGGACCGCCGTCTCTGGACCTCCCTCGCCAAATTGTTGCTGCGGCGCCAGGTATGA